Proteins from a genomic interval of Cucumis melo cultivar AY chromosome 7, USDA_Cmelo_AY_1.0, whole genome shotgun sequence:
- the LOC103495758 gene encoding putative clathrin assembly protein At4g40080, producing MMNTKRLSSLIGLIKDKASQSKAALLAKPNILSFQLALLRATTHDPHAPPSDKHLSALLSLGKTSRATAAAAVEVLMDRLQTTHNSAVALKCLIAVHHIFKNGGFILQDQLSVFPFTGGRNYLKLSDFRDSSNPISWELSSWVRWYAQYIETVLSISRNLGFIVGSSSSNEEMERKTEQISGIWNSELLKDTESLVGLIEEISKMPPCLHLNRNRLVDKIYGFVGDDYLAAMKDISIRVTEFHHRLGCLSFGESVELVCALKRLDDCKEKQSMGIFARYEVLMDGFWSSIRETKNLIGASKENRDGCKLSQMERRISDSGRFIERSNASSYCDVLPFRSERFGLTYKGFQ from the coding sequence ATGATGAACACAAAAAGATTGAGTTCCCTAATTGGACTCATCAAAGACAAAGCCTCTCAAAGCAAAGCCGCCCTTCTCGCAAAGCCAAACATACTGTCCTTTCAACTCGCTCTCCTCCGAGCCACCACTCACGACCCCCACGCGCCACCAAGCGACAAGCACCTCTCTGCCCTGCTCTCTCTTGGCAAAACCTCACGCGCCACCGCCGCTGCTGCCGTTGAAGTCTTAATGGACCGCCTCCAAACCACCCATAACTCCGCCGTCGCTCTCAAGTGCCTTATCGCCGTCCATCACATCTTCAAGAACGGGGGCTTTATTCTTCAAGATCAGCTCTCTGTTTTTCCCTTCACCGGTGGTAGAAACTACCTCAAACTCTCTGATTTCCGGGACAGTTCCAATCCCATTTCTTGGGAGCTTTCCTCTTGGGTTCGATGGTACGCTCAGTACATCGAAACTGTTTTGTCTATTTCCCGGAATTTGGGGTTTATTGTCGGTTCTTCAAGCTCCAACGAAGAAATGGAGAGAAAAACAGAACAGATTTCGGGGATTTGGAACTCCGAATTGCTTAAAGACACCGAATCTTTGGTGGGTTTAATCGAAGAAATTTCGAAAATGCCTCCCTGTCTGCATCTAAATAGAAACAGATTGGTGGATAAGATCTACGGCTTTGTCGGTGATGATTACTTGGCGGCCATGAAGGATATTTCAATCCGAGTTACTGAGTTTCACCACCGGCTGGGTTGCCTCAGTTTCGGCGAATCGGTCGAGTTGGTTTGCGCGTTGAAACGGCTTGACGATTGCAAAGAAAAGCAATCTATGGGAATTTTTGCAAGGTACGAAGTTTTGATGGATGGATTTTGGAGTTCCATCCGAGAGACCAAGAATTTGATTGGGGCATCCAAGGAAAATCGAGATGGCTGTAAATTGAGTCAGATGGAGAGGAGGATCAGTGACTCGGGCCGATTTATAGAGCGGTCTAATGCTAGTTCTTATTGCGACGTTCTTCCGTTCAGGTCGGAACGGTTCGGTTTAACGTACAAGGGTTTCCAGTAA